GTGTCGCATATTTGTCTGTAGCCTGTATCTCGGCCTTAGGTCATCGGCGACACGCGTCAGAGTGGCAGCCAGCAAAGTAGATTTGTAGCGTAGGCATTAGCAAGATTACACTGCTTGCGAACGTCGTGTAGTGTGAGTTGCTCTAATTCTCTTTGTTTTAGCTCTCTGGGCGCAACTTTCGATTTGCCCCGCTTAGTTAAAGCGCAATGCTGTTCAATTCTTCGTCCTTAAGTATCCAACAGAAAGACTGTATTATGGCTATAGCTACTGGCACCAAAGCACCTGATTTTACTTTGAAGAGCAAAAACGATGAAGGCCTTGCCGACATCACACTAAGCTCGAACTTTGGCTCGTCGGCCACGGTTCTGCTCTTCTTCCCGCTCGCATTCACCAGCGTCTGCCAAGACGAGCTTTGCGGTATTCGCGATTCTTTGGCTGAGTATTCTAACGTCGACGCGGTGGTCTACGGAATCAGCGTGGATAGCCCCTTCTCGCAAGAGGCTTTTGCGAAAGCGAACGGTCTGAATTTTCCCTTGTTGAGCGATTTCAACAAGGAAGTAAGCAAGGCATACGACGTGCTGTTTGAAGACCTTCTAGGATTCAAGGGAGTATCCAAGCGCTCTGCTTTTGTTATCAGCAGGGACGGGGAAGTTGTTTACTCCGAGTCGAGCGACGATCCCAAGCAGCTGCCAGACTTCGCTGCTATCAAGGCTGCTCTCGCCTAGGGCGTCCTCGCCTTTGAACCTTCGTTCGGCAGGCTTCCCGCTTGTCGGCTTTTGGTTTACTCTGTTCCGACCAATTTGCCTTCCACAACGACTGACTAGAAACAAATGAGCGACCTTCCGAATCCGCTTAACTCACTGAAGACTTTCAACTCCGGCCTAGAGGGCGAGTCGTTTTACTACTCGCTTCCTTCTTTGGAGGAGGGCGGAATTGGTCCTGTTTCTAAGCTGCCTGTATCCATTCGGGTGGTACTGGAATCTGTGCTTCGAAACTGCGATGGTAAGCGAGTCAAGGAGGAGGATGTCAAGAAGCTGGCGAACTGGAATGCAAAGGACCCTGCCAAGGTTGAGATCCCCTTCGTTTTGTCCCGCATCGTCCTGCAAGATTTCACAGGCGTCCCTCTGCTGGTTGACTTGGCGGCAATGCGTTCGGCAGTCGCTGAGCTGGGTAAGGATTCTTCGATTATCGAACCCCTTGTTCCAGTTGATCTAGTCGTAGACCACTCGGTGCAAGTGGACAAGTCGGGCACTGCTGATTCGTTCTTGCAAAACATGGCGATCGAATTCCAGCGCAACATGGAGCGCTACGAATTCCTGAAGTGGGGGCAGCAAGCTTTCGACACTTTCCAAGTAGTCCCTCCCGGCATCGGAATCGTTCACCAGGTTAACCTCGAGTATCTCGCCAAGGTGGTCCATGCCAAGGCAGTCGAGGGGGGCAATGTATTTTTCCCAGACACCCTTGTGGGTACGGACTCGCACACGACCATGATCAATGGACTTGGCGTAGTGGGTTGGGGTGTTGGCGGCATCGAAGCAGAGTCAGGCATGCTGGGACAGCCAGTCTACTTCCTGACGCCTGAAGTAATTGGGGTCAATTTGACCGGCGAGCTGAAAGAAGGGGTAACCGCGACCGACTTGACGCTTCGCATTACCCAAGTCCTTCGCGAGAAGAAGGTGGTCGGCAAATTCGTGGAATTTCACGGAATCGGTGCCCGTAGCCTATCCCTTGCTGACCGAGGAACCATCGCCAATATGGCTCCGGAATACGGCGCGACCATGGGCTACTTCCCAGTAGACGAAAAGTCGCTGCAGTATTTGGAGGCGACTGCTCGCGATCCGAAGATGGTCTCAGCTGTCAAGGCATACCTCGAAGCTCAGGACCTGTTTGGAATTCCAGCCGCTGGTGAACTTGAGTACACCGATGTAGTTGATTTGGACATGAGTACGATCGAGCCGAGTGTGGCTGGGCCAAAGCGTCCTCAAGATCGCATTGATGTTAAGGACCTCAAAAGTTCCTTTGAGGACTTGTTTACCAAGAGTCCTGCGGACGGTGGTTTCGGGCGAGACGAGTCGGATCGCGGCGTGAAGGTCACTGTGGAATCAGACGACGACACTGATGGTCAAGAATTGGCTCACGGATCTGTGCTCATCGCTGCAATAACCTCTTGCACAAACACTTCCAACCCGAGCGTGATGATTGCGGCAGGCTTGCTTGCCAAAAAGGCGGTGGAAAAAGGCTTGTCCGTAGCTCCTACAGTGAAGACATCACTGGCTCCGGGGTCCCGAGTCGTCACTGATTATCTGGCGGAGACGGATCTGCAATCTTCCCTGGACGCTCTTGGTTTCAACCTTGTTGGCTACGGCTGTACCACCTGTATCGGAAACTCTGGACCTCTGGCCGACCCAATTGAAGCGGCCATCAGCAAGGGTGAGTTGGTTGCAGCCTCTGTGCTTTCCGGTAACCGAAATTTTGAAGCTCGTGTGCACGGTTCGATCAAATCGAACTTCTTGATGTCGCCTCCTTTGGTCGTCGCTTACGCCTTGGCGGGAAGGGTCGATATCGACCTCTTCGAAGATCCGATCGGTACAGGTAAGGATGGAAGTCCTGTCTTTCTGAAAGATATCTGGCCGACCAATTCGGAGATAGAAGAAGCGGTCACTCGAGGGCTGAAACCGGAGATGTTTAAGCGTCAATATTCGGATGTGGCCAGCGCCAATCCCGAATGGCTGAAAATCGAATCCTCGACGGGTGACCTCTACGAGTGGGATGATAGCTCCACCTATATTCACCATCCGCCGTTTTTCGATGGATTTTCCATGGAGGTGGGAACTATCGAGCCGATCGAAGGGATGCGACCACTCGCCATTCTCGGTGACTCAGTTACCACCGACCACATTTCTCCCGCCGGCGCTTTCAAGCCCGAGACTCCAGCCGGAGTTTATCTCCAATCGAAGGGCGTCGAGCCCAAGGATTTCAACTCTTACGGAAGTCGCCGCGGAAATGATCTGATCATGACTCGTGGCACCTTCGCGAACGTACGCGTTAATAACCTGATGGCGGACGGAAAGGAAGGCGGCTTTACCAAGATAATGCCGGAGGGGACACCTTCCACGATCTTCGATGCCTGTCAGACCTACAAAGAGCGAGGCACCCCGTTGATCATATTTGCCGGAATCGATTACGGTATGGGCAGCTCTCGCGACTGGGCTGCCAAAGGAACTAATTTACTAGGCGTCAAAGCTGTTGTAGCCCGCAGCTTCGAGCGCATACATCGTTCCAACCT
This region of Pelagicoccus albus genomic DNA includes:
- a CDS encoding redoxin domain-containing protein encodes the protein MAIATGTKAPDFTLKSKNDEGLADITLSSNFGSSATVLLFFPLAFTSVCQDELCGIRDSLAEYSNVDAVVYGISVDSPFSQEAFAKANGLNFPLLSDFNKEVSKAYDVLFEDLLGFKGVSKRSAFVISRDGEVVYSESSDDPKQLPDFAAIKAALA
- the acnA gene encoding aconitate hydratase AcnA, with product MSDLPNPLNSLKTFNSGLEGESFYYSLPSLEEGGIGPVSKLPVSIRVVLESVLRNCDGKRVKEEDVKKLANWNAKDPAKVEIPFVLSRIVLQDFTGVPLLVDLAAMRSAVAELGKDSSIIEPLVPVDLVVDHSVQVDKSGTADSFLQNMAIEFQRNMERYEFLKWGQQAFDTFQVVPPGIGIVHQVNLEYLAKVVHAKAVEGGNVFFPDTLVGTDSHTTMINGLGVVGWGVGGIEAESGMLGQPVYFLTPEVIGVNLTGELKEGVTATDLTLRITQVLREKKVVGKFVEFHGIGARSLSLADRGTIANMAPEYGATMGYFPVDEKSLQYLEATARDPKMVSAVKAYLEAQDLFGIPAAGELEYTDVVDLDMSTIEPSVAGPKRPQDRIDVKDLKSSFEDLFTKSPADGGFGRDESDRGVKVTVESDDDTDGQELAHGSVLIAAITSCTNTSNPSVMIAAGLLAKKAVEKGLSVAPTVKTSLAPGSRVVTDYLAETDLQSSLDALGFNLVGYGCTTCIGNSGPLADPIEAAISKGELVAASVLSGNRNFEARVHGSIKSNFLMSPPLVVAYALAGRVDIDLFEDPIGTGKDGSPVFLKDIWPTNSEIEEAVTRGLKPEMFKRQYSDVASANPEWLKIESSTGDLYEWDDSSTYIHHPPFFDGFSMEVGTIEPIEGMRPLAILGDSVTTDHISPAGAFKPETPAGVYLQSKGVEPKDFNSYGSRRGNDLIMTRGTFANVRVNNLMADGKEGGFTKIMPEGTPSTIFDACQTYKERGTPLIIFAGIDYGMGSSRDWAAKGTNLLGVKAVVARSFERIHRSNLIGMGVLPLEFPDGLSAQSLGLDGSEIVSIPGLGDDLKPGQNLTAVIEREGGKIEEVELKVRVDTDIEVEYIRNGGILPYVLRDIIKAAK